In the genome of Bradyrhizobium sp. CIAT3101, one region contains:
- the leuD gene encoding 3-isopropylmalate dehydratase small subunit: MTPFHCVSGAAAPMTTPNIDTDVIMPKMFLKGVDRSGLGDGAFNLLRFSAGRPNPDFVLNRDGYRDARFLVVGPNFGCGSSREHAVWGLQQLGIRALIGTTFAGIFNDNCANNGLLTIRLDAATIGTLADIVANPASNKLTVDLEQQTIRIEGGGTIPFAIEPARKEAFLTGRDAISSTLVFADDIRVFEARHRADNPWF; encoded by the coding sequence ATGACGCCATTTCATTGCGTCTCCGGCGCCGCCGCGCCGATGACGACGCCCAATATCGACACCGACGTGATCATGCCGAAGATGTTCCTGAAGGGCGTCGATCGCAGCGGTCTTGGCGACGGCGCCTTCAACCTACTCCGCTTCAGCGCGGGCCGGCCGAATCCCGACTTCGTGCTGAACAGGGACGGCTATCGCGACGCCCGCTTCCTCGTCGTCGGCCCGAATTTCGGCTGCGGGTCGAGCCGCGAGCATGCAGTCTGGGGCCTCCAGCAGCTCGGCATTCGCGCCCTGATCGGCACCACCTTCGCCGGCATCTTCAACGACAATTGCGCCAATAACGGCCTGCTGACGATCCGTCTCGATGCCGCCACCATCGGCACGCTCGCCGACATCGTCGCGAACCCTGCGAGCAACAAGCTCACCGTCGATCTCGAACAGCAGACCATCCGCATCGAGGGCGGCGGGACCATCCCCTTCGCGATCGAGCCGGCGCGGAAGGAGGCGTTTCTCACGGGGCGCGATGCGATCAGCTCGACGCTGGTGTTTGCCGATGACATCCGTGTTTTCGAGGCCCGGCACCGGGCGGACAATCCCTGGTTCTGA
- a CDS encoding 2-hydroxycarboxylate transporter family protein gives MTDTTIKLAETTQPSALTALKIGPLPITVYVPAALVCAAAVYSGKLPNDVIGGLSVLMLLGFLLGKLGQTIPVVRRIGGTAIMCLFVPSAMVAYGLMPETALKAITTTFRTANFQYFFIACLVAGSILGMPHRVLVQGFLRMFVPLLVGTLSAIAIGVTIGLLFGHSPKETFFFVIIPIIGGGLAEGVLPLSIAYSEMLQRPQAELVAQMVPAALLGNVVAIVAAGLLARLAEKRRDLNGQGMLVKTGDDDILGPARSDQPIDLGLLGAGIMLSCLLFVLGMVLAPYTRIPGPILMIIAAVALKLTRLLPAEMELGAYQINKFMSTNLTFAILVAMGTLLVSWQQLVASFNPGYIAICTTTVLAMVASGFFVGKWLNMYPVEAAIVTACHSGLGGTGDVAILGAADRMGLMAFAQIATRVGGAIMIVIATLAMKIAY, from the coding sequence TTGACCGACACCACCATCAAGCTCGCGGAGACGACGCAACCATCCGCGCTCACGGCATTGAAAATCGGCCCGCTGCCGATCACCGTCTATGTTCCCGCAGCGCTCGTCTGCGCCGCTGCGGTCTATTCCGGAAAGCTGCCCAATGACGTGATCGGCGGGCTGTCGGTACTGATGCTGCTCGGCTTCCTGCTCGGCAAGCTCGGCCAGACCATTCCGGTCGTGAGGCGGATCGGCGGCACCGCGATCATGTGCCTGTTCGTGCCATCAGCGATGGTCGCCTACGGCCTGATGCCGGAGACGGCGCTGAAGGCCATCACGACGACGTTCCGCACCGCCAATTTTCAGTATTTCTTCATTGCCTGCCTCGTCGCCGGCTCGATCCTCGGCATGCCCCATCGCGTCCTGGTGCAGGGTTTCTTGCGGATGTTCGTGCCGCTGCTGGTCGGCACGCTCAGCGCGATCGCCATCGGCGTCACGATCGGGCTGCTGTTCGGCCACAGTCCGAAGGAGACGTTCTTCTTCGTCATCATCCCGATCATCGGCGGCGGCCTCGCCGAAGGCGTGCTGCCGCTGTCCATTGCCTATTCCGAAATGCTGCAACGGCCACAGGCCGAGTTGGTGGCGCAGATGGTGCCTGCGGCGCTGCTCGGCAACGTCGTCGCTATCGTCGCGGCCGGACTTCTCGCGCGCCTCGCCGAGAAGCGGCGCGACCTCAACGGCCAGGGCATGCTGGTGAAAACAGGCGATGACGACATCCTGGGCCCGGCGCGATCCGACCAACCGATCGACCTCGGCCTGTTAGGTGCCGGCATCATGCTGTCTTGCCTGCTGTTCGTGCTCGGCATGGTGCTCGCGCCATACACCCGCATTCCCGGCCCGATCCTGATGATCATCGCGGCGGTCGCGCTCAAGCTGACCAGATTGCTGCCGGCCGAGATGGAGCTCGGCGCCTACCAGATCAACAAATTCATGTCGACCAACCTCACCTTCGCGATCCTGGTCGCGATGGGAACGTTGCTGGTCTCGTGGCAGCAGCTCGTGGCGTCCTTCAATCCCGGCTACATCGCGATCTGCACGACGACGGTGCTCGCGATGGTCGCCTCCGGTTTCTTCGTCGGCAAGTGGCTGAACATGTATCCGGTCGAGGCCGCGATCGTCACCGCCTGTCATTCCGGGCTCGGCGGCACCGGCGACGTCGCCATTCTCGGCGCCGCGGACCGCATGGGCCTGATGGCCTTCGCCCAGATCGCAACCCGCGTCGGCGGCGCCATCATGATCGTGATCGCGACGCTGGCGATGAAGATCGCGTACTGA
- a CDS encoding GNAT family protein — MTVEFRQIQVADTDAFRAAVDIVARERKYIALVEAPPIEQVRTFVARNVERGYPQIVAVAGGAVVGWCNVPPASRAVSAHVGDLFMGLVPEFRGKGFGERLLRQAVQAADVFGFRRIELGVFATNTAAAALYRKAGFVEEGTRRMAILLDGIYHDEIIMARLAG; from the coding sequence ATGACCGTCGAATTCCGCCAGATCCAGGTCGCCGACACCGACGCTTTCCGCGCCGCCGTCGATATCGTTGCCCGCGAGCGCAAATACATCGCGCTGGTGGAAGCGCCCCCGATCGAGCAGGTCCGCACCTTCGTCGCGCGCAATGTCGAGCGCGGCTATCCGCAGATCGTCGCCGTCGCGGGCGGCGCCGTGGTCGGATGGTGCAACGTGCCGCCGGCGAGCCGCGCCGTCTCGGCGCATGTCGGCGACCTCTTCATGGGGCTCGTACCGGAGTTCCGTGGCAAAGGCTTTGGCGAACGGCTGTTGCGGCAGGCTGTTCAGGCGGCGGACGTGTTCGGCTTCCGGCGCATCGAGCTCGGCGTCTTCGCGACCAATACGGCCGCGGCGGCTCTCTATCGAAAAGCCGGGTTTGTCGAGGAGGGCACCAGGCGCATGGCGATCCTCCTCGACGGCATCTATCACGATGAAATCATCATGGCGCGCCTCGCAGGCTGA
- a CDS encoding adenylate/guanylate cyclase domain-containing protein: protein MQNSELQRIINWLIDGARSSRGPAEMIADACEQLVAAGLPLWRFGVFIRTLHPEIFGRNFIWRQGEEVEIGTVDFEILDTPEFARSPLRVVFEEGLEVRGRINEVDTKRFPFLADMRAEGVTDYLATPMRFLDGSIHAISWTTKHPGGFSEDDIATIRSIVAPLARVSEIVTLRRTAATLLDTYVGNRAGERILGGQIRRGHNDTMQAAIWLSDLRGFTALSDRLPAETVVEILNRYFDCQVTAIRAHGGEVLKFMGDGLLAVFPIDEYVGDAAHVCTSVLEAAREARASVDALAHPVGDVVERFRFGVALHVGNILYGNIGGGNRLDFTCIGPAVNLAARMEKIAGRLGRTVVASEAFAHVCQHDWRDLGDFPIAGFSRAQRVYGLAEETPVVMA from the coding sequence ATGCAGAATTCCGAGCTCCAGCGGATCATCAACTGGCTGATCGACGGCGCCCGGTCGTCGCGCGGGCCGGCAGAGATGATCGCGGATGCCTGCGAGCAGCTCGTCGCAGCCGGCCTGCCGCTGTGGCGGTTCGGCGTTTTCATCCGCACGCTGCATCCCGAAATCTTCGGCCGCAACTTCATCTGGCGGCAGGGCGAGGAGGTCGAGATCGGCACCGTCGATTTCGAGATTTTGGACACGCCAGAATTTGCGCGGAGCCCGCTGCGTGTCGTGTTCGAGGAGGGGTTGGAAGTCAGGGGACGTATCAACGAGGTCGATACCAAGCGGTTTCCGTTCCTGGCGGACATGCGCGCCGAGGGCGTCACCGACTACCTCGCGACGCCGATGCGATTTCTGGACGGCTCGATCCACGCCATCAGCTGGACCACCAAGCATCCCGGCGGCTTCAGCGAGGACGACATCGCGACGATCCGCTCAATCGTGGCGCCGCTCGCGCGCGTTAGCGAGATCGTCACCCTGCGCCGCACCGCAGCGACGTTGCTCGACACCTATGTGGGAAATCGCGCCGGCGAGCGCATCCTCGGCGGCCAGATCCGCCGCGGCCACAACGATACCATGCAGGCCGCGATTTGGTTGTCGGATTTGCGCGGCTTCACCGCGCTGTCGGACCGGCTGCCGGCCGAGACCGTGGTCGAGATCCTCAACCGCTATTTCGACTGCCAGGTTACCGCGATCCGCGCGCATGGCGGCGAAGTCCTGAAATTCATGGGCGACGGCCTGCTTGCGGTGTTCCCGATCGACGAATATGTCGGCGATGCCGCCCACGTCTGCACCAGCGTGCTGGAAGCAGCCCGCGAAGCCCGTGCCAGCGTCGACGCTCTCGCGCATCCCGTCGGCGACGTCGTCGAACGCTTCCGCTTCGGCGTTGCACTGCATGTCGGCAATATCCTCTACGGCAATATTGGCGGGGGCAACCGGCTCGACTTCACCTGCATCGGCCCGGCCGTCAATCTCGCGGCGCGGATGGAAAAGATCGCGGGCCGGCTTGGTCGCACCGTCGTCGCATCAGAAGCCTTCGCCCATGTCTGTCAGCACGATTGGCGCGATCTTGGCGATTTTCCGATCGCGGGATTTTCCAGGGCGCAGCGTGTGTACGGGCTCGCCGAGGAGACGCCCGTGGTGATGGCGTGA